A window of Agrobacterium vitis genomic DNA:
TATCCAGCGCGGCCTCGACAAATGGAACGCGGCCTTTTTCTGCGGATCGGCTGCCGTTCTGCGCCGCGAAGCCCTGCTTGAAACCAAAGGCTTCAGCGGCCTTTCCATCACCGAGGATTGCGAAACCGCGCTTGAACTGCATTCGCGCGGCTGGAACAGCATTTTTGTCGATATGCCGCTAATCGCTGGCCTGCAACCGGCCACCTTTGCCAGTTTCATCGGCCAGCGCAGCCGCTGGGCGCAGGGCATGATGCAGATCATGCTGTTCCGTTTTCCACCACTCAAGCGCGGGCTGACCCTGCCGCAGCGGCTCTGCTACATGTCATCGACGATGTTCTGGCTGTTTCCTTTTCCCCGGGCAATCTTCCTGATGGCGCCGCTGTTCTACCTGTTTTTCGATCTGCAGATTTTCATGGGCTCGGGTGGTGAGTTCATGGCCTACACCCTGTCCTACATGCTCGTGAACCTGATGGTTCAGAACTACCTCTATGGTTCTTTCCGCTGGCCATGGATTTCGGAGCTTTACGAATATGTGCAATCGATACATCTGCTGCCGGCTATCCTCTCTGTGATGTGGGACCCACGGCGACCGACCTTCAAGGTCACCGCCAAGGATGAAAGCGTGACGGAAAGCCGCCTGTCGGAAATCAGCCGGCCGTTTTTCCTGATTTTCTTCATCCTGCTGCTTGCCTTTGCAGTGACTGTCTACAGGCTCTACAGCGATCCCTATCGGTTTGACGTGACACTGGTGGTCGGTGGCTGGAACCTGGTCAATCTGATCATGGCCGGATGCGCACTGGGCGTCGTCTCGGAGCGGGGAGAGCGACAGTCGTCGCGTCGTGTGCAGGTCAGCCGGCGCTGCGAGTTTTCCGTGGGTGGAAAAACCTATCCGGCAATGATCGATGATGTGTCGGTCAACGGTGCCAGCCTGCAAATTTTTACCCGTGACCGCGAAATCTTCAAGCGGGACACTTTGGCCGCCGTGACGTTTCAACCGCATGGTACAAACCAATGGGCCGAACTGCCTGTCAATATCCGTCATTTTCAATTTAATGGTGACATCGTCTCAATCGGCTGCCGCTATCTCCCGGAAACCGTGCGCCATCATGAATTCATCGCTGATCTGATCTTTGCCAATGCCCAGCAGTGGAGCCTGTTTCAACAGTCGCGGCGTCGCAATCCTGGCCTTTTAGGAGGAGCCTGGATGTTCCTGCGCCTGTCTCTCACACAGACACTGCGTGGCCTGCATTATCTGCTCCTGCTGCTTTCTTCGAAAGCCAAAAACGACGCAAAGCAGGAGGGCGAACATTGAAAACAGCTTTTGCCCTGATTTTGATGCTTTTGGCCAGCGCTGGGTCAGCACTTGCCCAGATGGCGCCTTTCGACATGAGCCCCGAAAGCAATACAATGCCGGGCGCGCCGATACCCGGCCTGCCCGCGACCAAGGCACCTGTCCCCGTCCCGACTACGCCGATCCCCGGCATTCCCCTGTCCAACCGCCCGGCACAACAGCAAGGCGAGAGCCTGTCACGCCGTTACCTGCTGACAACACCGGTTCTCAAGCTGCAAGGCGAACTGGCCCGGCAGGCGATGTCGATTTATCTGACACCGGAACAAGCCTCAGCCGATGCAAAGCTGGTGCTGAGCTATAGCAACGCGCTGGTGGTTGCGCCGGAAGCCTCTAACATTCTTATCACCATCAATGACACGCCGGTTCTAAACCTGCCGATCAGAGGCGGCCAGTCTGCGCAGCAAAATACAATTTCCGTGCCGCGAGGCGTTCTTGTTCCGGGCTTTAACCGGATCAGTTTTGCCGCAGAGCAACGGCACCGCACCGACTGCACCATCCAATCCACCTATGAATTGTGGACGGAAGTGGATGCATCAAAAACCTATCTGACCTTTGCGGACCCTGACGCCAACGGCATGAAACGTCTCGACGATGTGCGCGCGCTTGGTGTCGATGAAAAAGGCCGCAGCCATTTCACCATCGTTTCACCGGATCTCGAACAGCCATCTGCCACCCCCGCTTTGCTCCAGTTGGCCCAAGGCCTGTCACTGCTGAGCGGCGTGGCCAATGGCTCCTTCAGCTTCACGAAAACCATGCCAGCACGACCGGCGCCTGGGGAACTTGTGGTCGTGGCGGCCACAACATCGCAAATGGCGGGCCTGATCGGCATAAACAATGCCGTAAACACAGACGCCAGAAAGCTGAACGGCACGATGGCTGGCTTCATGGCGCTTCCGGGCCGGCCAGGAGTGTCGGTCCTCGCCTTCAGCGGCCCGGATTGGCGCGACATCAAAGCGATTGCCGATAACTTTGTCCAGTTTGCCCAAGACGGCGAGCGGCGGATGTTGAAAACCTCGGCCTGGCGCGGCGTCGATACACCTATTCTGGACAAGGCCGGGGCGCTGTCCTTTGCCGCGCTCGGTCTTCCCGACCAGGAGTTTTCAGGTCGCCGCTTTTTCACGGATTTCACGGTGGGCATGCCAGCCGATTTCTATGCCAACCATTATGGGACCGCGACCATATTGCTGGACGCCGCCTATTCGAGCAAGGTCTTGCCGGGTAGCCAGATCGTGGTATCGGTCAACGGTCATCTGGCGACCACCGTTCCGATCACGTCCAAAGGAGGCGCGGTTCTCCGACACTATCCGATCCGCGTTACCCTGCGCCATTTTCATCCGGGCGTGAATGTCATCGGGCTCGAAGCCGTGATGATGACCCAGGAGGACAGCGTCTGCGCACCTGGTGAGACAGCGGACAAAACGGCGCGGTTTGCCTTGTTCGGCTCTTCGCAATTCGTCATGCCACCGATCGCGCATCTGACCCAGGCCCCCGATCTCGCTGCAACAGCGGGTCTCGGCTTTCCCTTTGCTGCGGCAAAAACCCCGACAATGGTTGTTTTGGGCCGCAATGACGATGTGACACTGGCCGCCGCCGCAACCGTGCTCGGCAAATTTGCCGCATCGGCCCGGCAAACCCTTGCACTCGAAATGGCGTCATCGCCCCCACGCTTTTCCGGTCGCAATGCGATTTTCATCGGAGCCGCACCGGACCTTCCACCCCAGGCATTTACCAATGTGCAGCTACAAACCAAGGGTGCCGGAGATGGCGATCTCAGCACCGACGTAAAGCTCAAATCCTGGCGCGACAAAATTGATTCCGGCACGGTCATGGAATTTTTTTCCAGCGTCGACACCTGGATGAAAGAAACCTTCGATCTCAATCTGGCGACCGTCAGCCTGTGGCCGAGTGCCGAGGCCGCCTATACATTGCCCCAGGCATCCAGTGCATTTCTGTCCCAATCCGTCGATGCCGACGGTGCCATCCTGACGACATTCAGCGCCCCTGATCGCGCATTGTTACAAACCGGCACGGTCGATATCGCCGATCTTCGCAATTGGACCGCGATTTCGGGCCGCGTCAGCGTTTACGATGCGAGGAAACAGGAGATCGTCGTCAATGAGCCGACCAGTGTCAGCCTGTTGTCGATGCAGCCCTTGAGCATCAGCAACATGCGATTGGTCGCGGCAAACTGGCTCTCCGGCAATTTCGTGATCTATGCGGGCGGGCTCGTCCTGTGCGCCATCCTGCTGGGGCTTGCCACGAATGCGTTGATGGCGCTGCTGGGGCGCGGCCACGGCTCAGACAAGAGTTAAGCCTTTCTGGGATTGGCTGGAAAAACCATTCTCGCCGTAACATGGTATTCAACCAGCAGAACTGTCACTTCAAATCCACCTTGGCTTGAGGAAGCACGGGGGAATCGGTGCGGATATCGTAATGTCCTTGACCGGGGCGGTCTGACAGTTCAATAAAATTACCGACCTGTAACTTTGCCACTGCCGTTCGACAGAGGGCATTTCTGGACGGATGGTTTTGTCTCGCATCGCAAATCCTAAAGCTGCTGTGGTTGTCGGCTGTCTGTCAGGCATGCTGTTTTCTGCCTGTGGCAGTCACGCCGCCGACACGAGTGCCGATACGGAGAGCCGCTGGACAGTCACGCTTGGAGGCGCGGTCGAACTGGCGCCCAGCTATCCCGGTTCCAAGCAATATACGTTCGGGGTCATTCCCTCCTTCGATATCCGTCGGTTCGGAGAGCCCGAGGAAAATTCAGCACCTGATGATAATCTGGATTATACGGTATTCAGTGGGCATGGGTTTGAAGTGGGGCCGGTCGTTGGCTTTCGTGACAGCCGCTCCTCCAAATCGACCAATCTCGACGGGCTGAAAAACGTCGAATTTGATATCGATGCCGGTGTCTTCGTCCAATACTGGATTAAGCCGGATGTCTGGCGGGTGCGCTCGGAAATCCGCCAGGCGCTGTCAAATGGCAGTGGATTGGTCGTCGATATCGGCTCGGATTGGTTTCAGCCGCTTTCGGAAAAATGGCTGCTGTCCGCCGGGCCGAGGGCCACCTTTGGTGACACATCCTATATGAACAAATATTTCGGCGTCTCCGCTGCCGAGGCCAGCCGGAATGGCCGCATCAATGCTTTCGATGCGAGCGCCGGGATCAAATCCGTGGGCTTTACCGTCTCGGCCACCTATGCGATTTCACCAGATATGTCGGTGCAACTCTATAATCGCTTCGAGCGGCTGGTGGGCGATGCCGCCGATTCCCCTGTTACCTCTGAGCTCGGGACCAGAAACCAGAACACCATTGGAATTGCCTTCAACAAATCCTTCGATATTTCATTTTGAGTGCAGCCTCAGGTCCCAGACTTTGACGCCGTCGCAATGCACCAGGCGCCAGCCAGAATTGTCGCCGTGCCGATCAGTGTTAAGAGCGTGACCGGTTCGTCAAACATGAACCAGGCCATCGCCATGATCAGCACATAGCTGACAGCAGACAGGGGAAATGCCTTGCTGAGCGGCAGATCGGCCAGTACCGACATCCAGACGATAAAACAGACGATTTCCGCGACGACTGCGGCAAGAAACCAGTGCGACAGAAAGACATGTTCGAAAAACGCCGATCCATGCGCGGTATCGGCCTGATCTGCGCCAAGTTTCAAAAACATCTGCTGGGCCGTGTTGAGTACCGGCACGGCCAGCCATGACAGGCGAAGCAGTTTCATGCCTCGCCCTCACTCAACTGAACTGCGCTCGCTTCATCTGCGGCGAAATAGGGCGCGACTATGCGCAAAAGACGTTGAACGACGGGATTGCGGTGGCGGAAATACATTTCATTCGGCGTTAGCCTGCTGCCCAGCCGTACCTTGTTAGTATAATAGGCCTGACCGCTTTGATAGCGCGTCAATCCGTTCTTCAGGCAATAGCCAATATTCTCGAACCAGCTGAGATAATAGAGATTGTAGGGGCGGCCCGTCTTTTCATCCATGCAGAAAAACTTGTCGATCAGGGTGTGATCGTTATGAACCATCAGGTTGGCGGCCAGCAGTTCGTCCCCGACAAAATACAGGGTGCAGAAAGATCGACCAGGCATAGTCTTCAGGATGCCTTCGAAATAGGCCGGTGTTAGCTGTTCGAACTGCCATTCGCTGCGGGTCCGTGTCTCGTTATAAAGCTGCATGATCCGTGGCAGGTGGTCACCGAATTGCGTGTGGTATTCGACCCTGACCTTTTCGCGCGACCGTAATTTGCGGCGCATGTCCTTGCGCGTCGACGATGACAGCCGGGCGAAATAACTGTCGATATCGTTGAAATCGATGGCAAGCCAGGCGGTCGGCATGCCGCCCAGTGGCTCATAGCCATGGCGCTTAATAACGCGGTCAATCCCGGCATCCACCGGCTGTGGAATATCCTTTAGCGCACCCAGCACGCATTTTCGTGTCCTGGCATAATCCTCAAACCCGCTCAACAGCGCCTGAAACAGCATTTCATGACGTTCCGGCCTGACGGAGGGGTGAAAACCGAGATTGCCGGTCTCCGTGCAAGGCGAGCCCAGGCAGGCGAGCGGCAGGGTCAGAAATCTCGGAAAGATGCGGCGCAGCCTGCCGATCGCGTCGCGGACGCGGCCTGCCTCAAGCGTCGTGTCCAAGGCATAGCGGGTGATGAAGGCTGGCATCGCCGCCACAAGATAACCGCCCTCATAGACCGTGGCATAACACCACTCGAAGCCTGATATCCCGGCGGTTTCCACGGTCAGCAGATAGTCGTAAGCCTCAGGTTCGCCGGGAAAACAATGGTCCCACTCATCACGATCAATATCGGCAATGGAGGTTGCAATGCGAGTATCAAAACCGCGCACCACATCAAGCATCACGCGCTTGTGCATGACATCGTCTGGGGTCGGAGATTTCACCGCCATGTTTTCGGGCATGTTATGCTCGGTTCGGTACATAATGAGCCTCAAAGAAATCAGCCGTCAGATCTGCGACGTGCCGGTGCTGGCGGTCCATATGGATCATATGATAGCTGTCCCGCAGCCAATGCAGTTCGCGCGGCCCGCCAAGATGCGACGAGATATATTGGGCATGGCTTGGACTGCTGACATCGTCCTCAAGCGAATGAACGATCAGCGTCGGGGTCTGCATCAAAGGCAGCCGGGCTTTCAAAACCCGCCCGAGCTTGTCCATTTCCACCAATCCCTTCCCAGGAAAACTCTCCAGCACGCCGTCGCCATTCATGGCGGCAATCTTGTTGCGCAACCGGTCGTCCTTGATGCCGAGCGAGCGGGTTTCGTGAAAGCTAAGCCGGTCCAGGAACGGAATCTTCGCCAGCCAGCGGATATTGCGGGCCATGAAATTGTAATGGCGGGGAATGTCCCAGCCATCATAATGGAAACAGGGCGAATAGATGGCCGCCGCACGAAGGGTCAATGGCTGGCGGTCCGCCGCCATCAGCGCCAGTTTTCCACCGGCGCAGATACCAGCGGCAAAGGCCGCATCGACCCGTGAGGCCAGAACCTGTCCGGCTTCCTCAACGCTCTCAAGCCAATCCTGCCAGCGCGTCTTGCGCAAGGCTGCTTCGTCCGTTCCATGGCCTGCCAGCAGCGGGGCATAAACCGAATATCCGCGCCGGTGCAATTGTCGGGCGACCAGCCGCATCTCCGCAGGCGCCCCGGTCAACCCGTGGACAAGGAGGATGCCGCTGCCATTGCTGCCTTCCTGAAAAAACGAGAGCGCATCGGTGCTCATCGCACGCCCTCGCCTGGCATGGTCTCTTTGGCCAGGTTCTCCTTGGCAATGAAGCCGAGCGCGTGGCAGGTGCTGATCACATGCGTACCAGCCTTTTCCTGCTCGTCTTTAATGCGGTCATGCAGCAGCGGCAATTGCGTCCAATGGGTTTTGGGCCGGTAATGGTGTTCGGCGTGATAACCATTGCCGAACCACAGCCAATTGTAGAAGCTCTTGTAACTGCTGACGCCCCAGGCAATCGGCTCCTCCGGATCGCCGTGCAGATGCTCGTAGTAACCATTGAGAGACGAAAGGCAATTGCCGAGATAATAGAACGGCACGAGGAACAACGTCGCCTTCCAGTCATAGGCCAGGGCCGCCAGTGCGACGACAATGAAGGCGATCAGCTCGATCCGGCCCCACTTTGCTTCAAATGGCCGCCTGGCAGCGATGGCCCGATGGATTTCGCCCAGATCGTCCCGGAAGAAGCTCAGAAAGGTGTAGGAAAACACATTTTCCGGCTCGCCATTCTTGCCATGCTTGTAGATCGACAGCAGATCGACGGTCTTGCCACTCTCATCCGGACGGTCGCTATTGCCGGAATGGTGGCGCATATGGACCCAGTGATAATAGGTCTGAGAAAAGCCAATGGTGATCGATTCCAGCAGGCTGAAGGCATAATTCATCCAGCGCGGCTTGAAATAGGGCGTGTGAATGAAGTTATGGGAAATGCTGTTGATGTTCCAGGAAATCGACAGCGCATATAGGCAGGCCAGCACGAAGGAGAGCCACAACGGCCGACTCTCGAACCCGGCGATCAGATAGATATTGAAGGCCAGATGCAGCAATGCTGCTGCGACAGACATACTATCCCATTTTGAATAGGCAAAGAGTTTCATAGTCCTGTTGCTCCGACACAGACCACACCGGCGGTCACAAGCGCGACCCCGACGGCATGGCGAAGGTTGATGGATTCCTTGAAGATCACCGCACCGGCAATCGTGATGGTGGCATAGCTCATCGCCATGATCGGAAAGGCGATGGACAGCGAAACACTGGCCAGCACCCGGCTCCAGGCCAGGAGTTCGATGAGCCAGAAACAGATCCCGGCCCAGACGACAGGCCGCAGGACCATATGTCTGACATCCCCCTCACCTGCGCCTTTTTTGAAGCAGATTTCGCGGCCTGTCTCCGTCAGGATACAGAACAGGATCAGCGCCAGCATCGATAGATCGAGCCCCTGCTTCATCGCATCTGCTCCCCGAAGACATCCAGCAGCGCGAGGTTTGCGGCGCTGTTGATGGTGCAGATCTGTGGACCGGAACATGTATGGCGGGGTTGATCGATGAGGATCTCGCCCTTTTTCAACATCCGGGTCCAGAGAGTGCCGCTATAATCGGGACGGGAATAATCCCCCGTCACATCGGCACCGATAATCCGGTAGCGCTCACCGATCGCGCTGATGATCGACAGGGCATAGGGCATCTGCATTTGCCCCTGGTCCCAATTGGTCACCGCATCGCCCTGAACCAGAACATCCTTGTCCAGAGTGATGTAGACGCAGTCGGTCTGAATACTGGCCAGCAACCGGTCGATGAAATTCATCTCGCCGATTTCGGCGATGGTTTGCCAATAGAGGTTACGGGCATGTTGCCGGTAGGATTGCCCGGAACCGTAACTGGCCTTCACCCGGCTTGGCGGATGCGAATAAGGATAAAGCTCCAGCCGCCCACTGGCGAGCAGGTCGAGATTTGCGCCCTTGCGCTCGGGCGTCTCCAGATCATTGCTACAGACGCCGATGGTGATGACTTTATCGACCTGCGGATTGGCAAGGGTGCGGTTCACCCAGGAGCCGCAATGCATGCCACCGTCGAAATGCACCCAGTCTGGATGATTGTCGATATGAATGACGGTCACTCGCTCGCTGCGGCTTTCCAGCGCCTGATCGATCAGCAGTGATGTGACATGGTGAAAATCGCCCGACCCCATGAAGCAGAGGCGCGGTTCGGCAGATCCCTGCCGTCCCGCCTGGCTGATCTTGCTCCAGAGCGTATCGAGCGCGGCTTGCCGACCCCAGAGACGCACCGCCCTGCCGCTTTGCTGTTCGTTGAGTTCATGCGCGCCAGCCATTTTGCAAGAGCGCATGAATTCAGGCTGCAACTCCAGCGCGTCGTCGAGATGAAGAAGCAGGAGTTGCACGGCTCTATCTCCGTGCAGCGCGGGTCAGCAGCTGATCGAGCAGGGTGAGCGCCAGATCGATTTCGCTGTTGCTAATCATCAGGTTGGGAGCCAGCGTGATGACGTTCTTGTGGTAACCGCCGACATCGAGCACAAGACCATAGGTCTTGCCATCGACAACCAGATCGCCCTTCATGCCTTCGTCGGACATCCAGTCGAGCGTTGCCTTATCGGGGATAAACCCATCTTCCTTGCAGATTTCCATCCGCAGGGCGAGGCCGAGACCATCGACATCACCAACGATGGCATGACGCTTTTCGAGAACCCTCAATCCATCGAGGAAGCGAGCGCCTTTTTCCATGACGCTGGCACCGAAATCACCCTCGCCGACCATTTTCATGGTTTCGAGCGCAACGGCTGTGCCCATCGGATTGCTGGCGAAAGTCGAATGGGTCGAACCGGGCGGGAAGATCGTCGGGTTGATCATTTCCTCGCGCGCCCAGATACCGGACAGCGGATTGAGACCATTGGTAATGGCCTTGCCGAACACCAGAACATCAGGCGACACGCCGAAATGCTCGATGGACCACAGCTTGCCGGTGCGGTAGACGCCCATCTGGATTTCATCGACGACCAGCAGGATGCCGTGGTCATCAAGCACTTTCTTCAAACCGGTGAAGAAATTCATCGGCGGAATGACGTAGCCGCCGGTGCCCTGGATCGGCTCGACATAGAAAGCGGCATATTCGGACTTACCGGCTTTGGGGTCCCAGACACCGTTATATTCGCTTTCGAACAGGCGGGCGAATTTCTGGACGCAGACCTCACCATATTCCTCCTTCGACATGCCTTTCGGGCCGCGGAAGTGATAGGGAAACTCGATGAACTGGGCGCGGTCGCTGAAATGGCCGTAGCGGCGGCGATAGCGATAGCTCGAGGTGATCGCGCTCGCGCCCAGCGTGCGGCCATGATAGCCGCCCTCAAAGGCGAACATCAGGCTTTTGCCACCGGTGAAATTGCGCACCAGCTTCAGGGAATCCTCGACAGCCTGAGAGCCGCCGACATTGAAATGGACGCGGCCCTTATGGCCAAATTTCTGTTCCGCATCGCGGGCAATCAGCGCGGCCAATTCGACTTTTTCGCGGTGCAGATATTGGGAGGCCACCTGCGGAAGCTGGTCAAGCTGCCGATGGGCCGCATTGTTCAGCCGTTCGTTGCGATAGCCGAAATTGACGGCTGAGTACCACATTTGCAGGTCGAGAAACGGCGTCTGGCTGGCGTCGTAGACGAAGGAGCCTTCGCAGCCTTCGAAGAATTTTGGCTTATCCGTATAGTGGACGGTATCACCGTGAGAGCAATAGAGGTTCTCGAGTTGTCTCAGCTCGTCTTCTGAAGGCGAGACGACAGGTGGTTCGGCAATCTTGAGCGTTGCACGCATAGTCTTGTTTTCCCTAAGCTATTTTTGATGCAGGAACAGTCGTCACAGCAGCACCAGCCCCAATCGCCAGGGACTTGGTTTTCAGGGTCTTGAGTGCGGCTGTGATATCGGTGAAATCGCGGTAGGCGATGAAGGGGATCCGGTTTTCCTGGCAATGGACCGCCAGCTTGGATTTGGCAAAGATCAGCTTGGCGGCATGGCTGGAAACGCAGAAATCAGAGCGGCCATCGCCAATGTAGATATGATCCGCATCGCCAGACCGGATGACATTGCATTTACAGACACCCGATCCGGTTAGGCAGCCAGTGCGGGCAAAGGGGTGGTCGAGATCGAAGACCGTCGGGTTGCCGCAGGAGGGTTCCAGCATCCGGTTGGCGATCACCTCGATATCGGTGATGCCGTGATGGCTGAGAACGCGGCGAATGAAATAATCGACGCCATCGCTGACGATGGTCAGGTGGATATGGTTCTGGATGCAGAAGCGGCGGAATTCTGGAAAGCCTGCGTCGATTTCGACTTCGCCCAGAAACCGGTCGATCTCATGCCGATAGGCCTGAAGCAGACGGATCTGAGCCCGCATGCATTCAGCGGAATTGATCTCGCCAGCCTCCCATTGTTGTTCGATGTCGGTCCATTCAGGCAGGGCGAACCGCTCCAGGACGAGGTCAGTGACGTCCTGTTTCGATATCGTGCCGTCAAAATCGCAGAAAGCTTGCATGGTGGTTCCTTCAATCTGTGAAGGAACCCTAGAACCCGGACCTGAAAGCTGGATTAGACGAAAATGAAGTGAAACTTAAATGTCGATTTTTTGCCAACCAGCCTTGGGGTGTCCTCGTTGACTTAAAAATTATACTTTATAATCATTTATTTGCATCCTATGACTGCAACCCGCCAATCAAGCCGCAGTGAGCGTCCCCGCTGGCACAAGCAGGTCTATGCGCAAGCCATAGCCCCAGTCCGGCACACCCAGTTCGATATCAACCGAAAGGCGGCCCGCAATTGCCGCAGCAATGGCAAGGCCAAGCCCGGTGCCCTCACGCTCTGTTGTTGGCAACCGGTAGAATTGCTGAAAAACCTTGTCGCGATGCTGAACGGGAATGCCCGGTCCGCTGTCATTGACTGAAACGCACCAGCAGTCCTCTTTGGACGTAATCACAACCTCGATTGCACCGGCATCCGGCGAATATTTGATGGCATTATCAACGATATTGTCGATCATCATTCGCAACAAGCTGCTGTCGGTCGCCACCAGCGCCTCTTCATCTCCAGAAAGTTCAACCTGCAACCGCCGTTCGTTAAAGACCGGCCCGAAATCCGCCAACACCTTGGCAACCAGATCGAACAGGTTGGTCTGTTGCAGGTTCAAAGGCTGATGACTGACGCGGGCCAGATTGAGCATCTGCTCAATCAGATGCATCGCCCGCTCATTGCTGGCGGTCAGATCCTTCATCAGCGCCTGACGCTCTTCCTCCGAATCCGACCGCTCGATCAATTGCAGCAGCAGCTTTATGCCCGCCTGCGGCGTGCGCAATTGATGGGCGGCGAGATCGGCAAAGCGGCGCTCAAGCGTCAGGGATATGCGCAGCTTTTCCATGAACTGATTGAGCGAGCCGACCAGCGGAATGAGGTCGCGGGGCAGACCATCGGTGGAAATTGCCGAAAGATCGTCCGGCGTCCGTGACCTTATCTGGCGGACAAGCACCCGGATATGATTGAGGCCGTTATGAATGACGAACCACACAACAATGGCGATGGCCGGAACCAGGATCATCAATGGAAAGGACAGATTGAGAATGATATTGGCGACCAACCCGTCGCGCAGCGCCATTTTCTCGGCCACTTCAATCGTGACTTCGGAATTGGGGATCGGCAGGGAATAGACCCGCCAGGCTTCATTGTTGATCTTGAAATTGGAAAAGCCGCGTTTGAATTCCGGGACGGATTCGGGAAAGGAATTGCTGCTGACCATGACCAGGCGGCCATTCTTCCAGGCCCGGAAGGCGTGGGCATCGGCGTAATCATCCGCATCTTCGTTCAGGGACAGCTGGTCGTCCATGTTGAAATCCAGATCGGGGATCTGGACAATCGGCTTGTCCGAATTCTTGGCCAGCGGATGATTGAGCAGGACCCAAAGCGTGTTGGCGTCGTTGATCAACTCCGCATCATAGATATTTTCAATCTCGCGGTCGGCGCTTCGATACGCAAAGGCGCCGACAAGCGCGATTGTAATGATCAGCGTCGGCAGAATTCTCAGGAACAGTCTTTGACTGAGTGTCACGTGTCACCGCTCGACCATATAGCCGACGCCTCTGATGGATTTGATGAAATCGGCGCCCAATTTTTTGCGCAGACTGTAGATCGTCACTTCTATCGTATTGCTCTCCACCATGGCCGAAATATCGTAGAGGGCGTATTCGATATCGCTTTTGGTGACGTAGCGCCCAGCGCGCTCCATCAAAAGCTTGAGCAGATGAAACTCCTTGCCTGCCACATGCAGGGGCGTGCCGTTCTGGCGGGCGATCATCGCGGAAGGGTCAAGCTCGACATTGCCGCAACGGATCAAGGTCTCGGTGCGCCCTTCATATCGGCGGGCAAGCGCCCGCACACGCGCCAGAAGCTCGTCAAGATCGAAAGGCTTCACCAGGTAATCGTCGGCCCCTTCATCCAGCCCCTCGACCCGTGAGCGGATACTGTCAAGCGCCGTCAACAGCAGGACCGGAACCTTGTTACCGCTGGCGCGCAAGGCTCTAACAACCTCGAAACCACTGGCTTTCGGCAGGTTCACATCCAGAATAACAACA
This region includes:
- a CDS encoding response regulator transcription factor is translated as MRILVVEDDVILGSSLKKAFEKHAYGVDLMRDGESGLLAIRDNDYAVVILDVNLPKASGFEVVRALRASGNKVPVLLLTALDSIRSRVEGLDEGADDYLVKPFDLDELLARVRALARRYEGRTETLIRCGNVELDPSAMIARQNGTPLHVAGKEFHLLKLLMERAGRYVTKSDIEYALYDISAMVESNTIEVTIYSLRKKLGADFIKSIRGVGYMVER